Sequence from the Ziziphus jujuba cultivar Dongzao chromosome 9, ASM3175591v1 genome:
TCCAATCGGCCATTGCCCGAACATCACATCCGGCTAAACAAATAGAAACACATGGGacccattttcttttctttttttcttttttttgggatgaatgCCCAGACAGAGACCTGTTGCTCTATCCTCTACCAAAACAAGAAACCCTAATGCTTTCATATgtaagtatgtatatatatacatacatatatatatatatatatatatgaaaattctatggtgaagacGGTCTGTATGAGGACTGTAGTATTAGTGaaggtttttcatagtattaatgacggttttttagaaaattatcaccaatactatgaaaaactgtcatcaATATTGTAGTCCGTATGAGgatcgtccgcaccatagacggactgtatgtatgtatatatatatatatatatatatagaggagttattgttgaaaatactgttacaaatatatgtatgcaataatatatttatatatataaatatgtgtgaataaattaaaacaatgtaaataaaattacataaaataatcaaaacaaaattagaacATGTATATCCTTATTATGGTGATTTCCTCTTTATGAAATTTGACTGAAGCATATGTAGTATCATAGTTTTCTTAAGATGATTTTCATCCATCGGAATATATGTTTTTGGATGGTCGTCTTTCAGATACAACGGATACCCAAACTATCATATACAGCACTTTTAAAACTTTTCTTTTCGAATACCATCATTTTAACACGGtcaatatatttttccaaaatatatatataccgctGGACTATCCATGAATAAAACCCTAATGCTTTAAAACATTATGCTTACAAACATGGGCATGGGATATCATATCCACCTCAAGTTAATCCACCTCCAGTTAATCCCAATATGAAAGGTTCCTatttagttaaaccaaaatgtCTAACGGTTCGTATTGGTCCACCAatttcgatatatatatatatatatttttttttttttctttctttttttttttctttttttctcctcttttccTGGAACGGTGGAAATAAAAGCTAGTGACCCATATTTTTATCAAGGGCACGAGCAAACAATTTGAGAGGGATGCTTGCCACTGTCTTTTACAGTGAACGGTGTCAACACAAGAAAAAAGATGTCCAAATTATTGCCTACAAAGAAGGtaatccttttcctccaattattcacccaaaaaataaaaataaaaaaaattgatgttgaCCGGTCAAAGGAACATTAAAAGCTTATTTAAAGACGCAAAGAAGATTAGTTTGAATGGGACATGCattgactaattgtttcctTTCTTTGACTACCACTAAAGAGAGATCACTTTCTCCTAcaggaaggggaaaaaaaaaaaaaaaaaacccaaaattgtGAATACATTTTTAAAGAATATCTTAATAAAAGACAACctgtatcccaaaaaaaaaaaaaaaaaaaaacccaaaaaaaaaaaaagggcaacaaCAAGAATCATTGTactatgaagaagaagatgaagaagattcgaatttgtaatatttatctaCAGCTACAGAAACATCCCAAGTGCAACTTAATCCTTTTGGGATAATAACAAGGTCTCCGGCTCCAAACTCCACAAACTCCGATGAACCTTTTGGGTATGCCTTTACCTTCCCTTTCAGTAGATAACATGTCTCTTCTGCATCAAACTTCAGCTGGTATTTCCCCGGCGAGCAACcccatctttttgtttttttcaaaacaaaaacaaaagacatatcattttatttacaCAAACACAAAGTgattaagagagagaaaagaaatagagagaTAGAGAATCTTACTTGGGCCAGCACTTGATGTTCATCTCGGATAAACGGGCTTCAGAAGGGTTTCTCTCAACCATAATTCTAAGGGTTGTTAAACTGTTTGAGTTTGAATCTGCAGTAGCCATGGATTATGGAAGAATTAAAAAGGGTTTATGCGATAATTCCAAAGGGAAAACGAAGAAGATGATTACGACAATGTTTTTGGGATATACGACAACGAGTTTTAGAGAAGGAAAACTAAAAAACAGAGGAATCTTTTTCGCATATAGAGAGAGCAGGATAAGAGAGATCCTTTTTGgtcttgcatatatatatatagggaaggGGTTTGGATAGGCAGTAGGATAGTATCTCCTCATTATTAACCATTGACTTGTCACATCAAGCCATGTTAAAATCACATATGATAATTTctggtaatttatttattgtgtccTTCtacgaaaaattaaaaattgatagcATTGAGAAAATTACACAGCATTTTTTCAAGTATattgactatttttttttttttttcaatcacttGGCGTGGTAATTTCTGTTACTTTTTACTTAGctttaaaaaaagcaaaaaaaaaaaaaaaaaaaaaactaccctTTTCTGAAATTTTTGGGATTAGACTTCCAAAAGGGACAGACCATCGTCCCTGGTCAAAAGGTTGACCGGATAATCCAGCA
This genomic interval carries:
- the LOC107426454 gene encoding uncharacterized protein LOC107426454; the protein is MATADSNSNSLTTLRIMVERNPSEARLSEMNIKCWPKWGCSPGKYQLKFDAEETCYLLKGKVKAYPKGSSEFVEFGAGDLVIIPKGLSCTWDVSVAVDKYYKFESSSSSSS